The following DNA comes from Fundulus heteroclitus isolate FHET01 chromosome 1, MU-UCD_Fhet_4.1, whole genome shotgun sequence.
taaatcaccagcaaaagaaataaaataataattacaaaacaaaaaaagacgaCTGCTGTTCCCCGACTGAACAAGTTGAGCTGACACTGCAACTCTCATTGGAGTCtaatggctttaacagatttgaTTTAGTCTAGAAGATTATTAGGTGTTTCATGCTCTGTAAAATTTGATTTCTTGTAAATTTATCCTCTTCCCGTGtcctgatttgatttgatttgattcgTGAAGGCCGGAGCACTTTGAGCACTAAATGGTTCCGGTTGTGTCTAAAATGTCTGTATGAATGTTTGAACCCAAACAAATCTACCTACAGCTATTAATAAACCAACCTTGGACCTTGGTTTAAATTTCAAATTGCAGGGAATTCCTTTTAAAAGGCTTTTACTGACCTATTCAACAATTTGGTCTGCAGCACGTTTTACCTTCCTGATAAGCTCATTTCCTGTGATTGCGTGTAATAAAGCTCACAGAACCATTTCCCACTCTCTCTTTTAAGACATGTTCAAAGAACTGGATCACAAATCGCACTTCTGCttgtaagtgttgctcattTGTGTTGTCGGCTGCACATTTTTCTTCAAACCTTGAACCTCTCTACCTGTGAATGGCCTATTTTTTGATGGATTGCGTGAAGTGAAGCATGCTGCATTAAACGACGATTAAAAGCAATGGGCACActgatgtttttgtgtttaaaactccATCAGAAGTTTATTCAtcgttttttttacagtttcaaAGACAAACTTCTCAAGGAAGCAGTACAAGAGATGCTTTCAGTAAAGCCTGGAGTAAAAGACCTTTATAAAAGGCGTTAAGTAGAAGATGAAAAACATCTATTATGGACATCATGAGCAGATAGGAAATATGACTTCCATTTACACTCATTCacaataaaaaccaaacaatggttacaaataaaagtgttcTAATCCCAAGAGGATTACAGTAAACATGGATCCACTGGATCATTTCATGGCTCGTTATAACTTCATCAGCTGCAAGATTGATACTCAGCATCAATGCACAGATCATTCAAACTAATGTCGCGGACATTTAAGAGTTTAAAAACCAACGTGGTTCAAACAATACGGCGACGGCTCGGTGTTCCTCGCAGGAACAGAGAACATAATCACAGAATATTTTTTGAGAAGATGTGCAGTATGAAAACACATTGCATGAATATTCAGTAAAACCTGAACGCTTTCAGTCCTCCCACAGGGATGCCGGCACAACTTAACTACATAGAGCCATACTTGTGCCAAGTTACACCAGATTACACTCCGGGAAGTCTTATACTTTCTGTCCATGACGTTCACAGACGTAGTTCCCTCGCCCCGTTTTAGAAGTTTTCACCAGGGTCTCCACAGGGCGCTGCCGCTCGGCCTCAGGCCCTTACTGGAGCTGACCTGATGGAGGGGAGAGCCGGGGGGCGAGGGGCTGCAGGGGCTCAGACTGTTCCTGCTGGATGCCTGCAGACCCTGGAAGTGGCTGAGGAGCAGTCTGTGGGCCTGAGTCTGGACCTCACAGCGGGACAAGAAGCTGACGGCCTCCTGGACGCAGCGGGAGTAGCCATCCCAGGCCGTTACGGGGCCGGAGGTGAGGAggctctgctcctcctgctgctgcagcttccgCTGCTGCCAGCTTCTCAGATACGCCACCGCCATCTCCAGGATGTCGGCCTTCTCCTGCTTCGAGTCCGGCTGCTGTCTGAGGAACTCGGGGCCCAGGAGGGATTTCAGCTGCTCGATGCTGGTGTTGATGCGGTCCCGGCGCAATTTCTCCACCATGGGCTTTCTcagctaaaaaaattaaaaaggaaaatgactTAAGTGAGCTTGAATAGCATCTTAAAGGGCATTTCCATCAGCACTATTCAAGGGGAGTGTCTAAGCTCATGGAGGAGAAGTTTACCTTGTGCGCAGGAGGCAGGTGCTCCTTGCTTGCTTGTCCATAAGCAGTAGGTGCCATCGCTGCGGAGTGAGAGCGTCTCAGCTCAGCCTGGAGAGCCAGTCGAGTCTgtgctgctgcctccgccgctGCTGTCCTGTATTTATACCCGCCAATCTCCATATGAATGTGTGAGTCTTGGGCTTGTTGGAGTTTCTCACAGTCCCTTGGCCAATGGGAGCGCTGGGAAGGGCTTCAGGGAATGCGGGGCTGCCACATGCTCAATGAAGTGTTTATAGCCGTGGGGACAATGAGTGTGCCTCTGGGGAGCAGGTGGAGAAATGGACCACAAGAGAAAGAGCCCGGGGTGGAGTgggcagggaggaggaggaggggggggagcTGGGAGAATGACCCGGCGCTTGTGTTGATATGGGAAAGTGGTGACCCCAGGGGGAAGCATGCCGCTGTCTCATGTCATCTCCACTGCCACGTAATTGCAGACAAAGTGCCTCCGCCACCAGGCACACGTGGGTGTTACAGAGGGCCAGCCACTTGAAAAGGCCAACATGCAGCCACTTCCACCTGTCTGAGGCGGCAAACTTccccagagctgctgctgccgctgctgctgctgcgcaaCAGTTGGGACGACTCAGAAACGCCAAGAAAAAGGGGTTTTCTCTGGAAGCCTCTAAAGCAAATCCGCTGAGTAACAATAAACATTTGTAGAGCAACGATTTAACCACTTTTGGTGCTTTTTGCCCAATTGCTCATGGGTTTTTAGAGTCGTAATGAGGAATGTTTAAATGTTGCTCCTCTAATGTTACAGGTATAATCATGTTAAAAGAAAGCCTGTCTACATCTATCAGTACAGGGGTTTTAACTTATAATGGTGCCTCACGAAAGTATTCACAccgttttaacttttttctctaTGTTAGAACAAGAAAcattcttctttttattatatagtgtcctgtctggcaatgtggcattaagaattgttgtcttaatgtcaGAGAGAGCCCAggagattttactttcacaagcggagccttactgctttccccatagtgctctgcttaagtTATACATGAAAgaagttttattataatttatgcagggaatatgtcatgttatatggacactaaaacaagaaggtagaagagggaaaaaaaatgagaaaacgGAGATAATAATACATCCTCTGTCTGCtttttcacctgcaaagagagatgtaaaaagaaaagcacaactagcagataacgtatcacagacACAATCAAGtaatgccttgataccatcactgaagtatatacagtattaattaatacatgtataaagtgacatgTGTAGATAATAATAAAGGTTTTCTGTttggaagtgagtctgtaaaaaaaataaaacaagaaacttcaacatattttatttgtaatttctgTCAGACTCACACAGCATAATTCATAACTGCAATATGGAAGTTAAATAACGCCTGGTTCTCAATTAAATGTTCctcacaaatacaaatctgtgCATCGTAGTGTGCAACAATAATATCCACCTCCCCTGAGTAAATACTTTGTAGAGCCGCCGTCCGCTGTGGTTCCAGCAGCAGGTCATTTGACGCATGTTTCAACCACCAGAAGGATGCTGAAGTTTTTCCCAAAGCTCATTTAGCTCATTCCagttggatggagagcatctctAAACATGTCACATGGATTTAGGGCTGGACTTTGAGTAATTCTGGCCTACTAGTATGCTTTAATAGACAAGAGAACCAATAATAACACCAAATGTGCAGCAGGCCTTAGATACCTTAGAGTCAGTATTCACGAAATAACAATCATAAAGAGACCGGGGACTAAATAATAATGAAGcacttcagaaaaagaacaataatgagtcagatatggtggtggcagtgtgatggtctgaTGCTGCCATGTATTCTCctctctaccagaaaatcctgCCTTCAATCGGTGATTGATAAATAAAACGATATTCGCCAAGCGTTTGTCCTTTTTCAGCCAGAAAAGGACTTTGCACCAGGAACAGTCAGCAGATTCAACCATTGTCGCATCATCTGCCAGCAGTACCGCAGAGCCTTtggaaagcaagatggcgacaactAATGCAGCAACTGTTAGAGCCAGTAGACCGTCCTGCTGCCTGATCTCCAGGGTCAGGGTTGCTTTCTTTTCGCTCCTCCACTGGGTGTTGCTGATTCGATCGGCTCCGTCACGTAGACGCCTCTTTGAGCGCTGGATCACGCGTCGCCGCCATGTTGGAGGTGGCATAGTGGAGAAGTTCAGAGAGGATGGATCATTCATGTGCTGCGTGGACTTGTACCAACCGATTCCTGGTACAAACCAGATCTACTGGCATTACCTTTCAGGTGTAAGAATGCACAAATACTTCAGATggtatttattcattataacatCGCTATAATGTATATGTGTCTGtgggctccattgcttctccttgtttactcattgcacATGTGCAACATTGTACTTCCAATCACGAGGTCTTAcagtaaataaacataaaagcgCTTTGTTTACTAAgaaatggagcaaaaaaaatcaaatctgggATTTAAGATGGATGCTGATCTTAAATTTGAAAGCCAGATTAGGGTGGTTGTTCAATCTAGCTTTTTTATTTGAGGCTCCCCGCTAAAGTTAAGCAATTTATATCAAGGCATTTTGAAACAGTGATTTGTTACATCCAGGCTGGTCTACTGTAACTCGCTCTATCTTGGGGTTAGTGATGCGTCCATCAGGTGTCTGCAGGTTGTGCAAAATGTTGCAACACGAGTTAACTGGTTCACAAGGGTCTGAGCACATTACCCCCATCTTAAATTCCCTTCATTGGCTGCCTGtacatttttaagttttcttaTTTGCTTTGAAATATCTTAATGGGTTGCCCCCAActttctgagctgctgcactCCCACACACCTGAGcaataaatcccaataaatctGCCCTTGGATGTCAGACAGGCCTCCTCTTTTAGAGTTTAAGACTCTTCCTAACAAACACCTGTTTGGATTTTCACATCCCGAGAGGATGAcccttcttatttttaattaaaatgaactattttaagttttttttctattttatcttgTCTGTGTTGTCCTATTTTAATCTTACTGTTATCTTCAGTTgtatgtgcagcactttgatgACCTTTGTTattataaagtgctttatatatatataaaaaaaaggtggtATGGTATAATTAAATCAGAAAAGCGTTATATGCAACCAGTGAGCTACTGGCACAGAAAGTCATAGCACGTGACGAGGACCCTTTAAGGTCAAGGCCCTTGGATCGACAAGCAGGACAAAGATCCAGCTCTTTCTCTATTAAAGCAGTTTTAGGGAAGGTTTTGGTTTTAGAGTAAGAATTAAAGGTTTAGTGCTGGTTAAGATGAACTTCCTCTTAGATAAACCGACTTTCATAGTTCACACGCAGCTGTactttttgacttttctctggcATTTCTGCTATTTCTCTGTTTGCCTACTGGTCAGAGGTGAatctgtttatgttttaatgtGATCATTGCTCTGAGTAAAGTGCTTCCTGTTAAGTTTTGTGACAAAAAACGAACAAGAAAACTCATGTTGAACTTCAAATATTTCACATGACCAGTATTTCAGATTGCtatgaaagaaaacagagaagtGTCAGAGGCATGCTTCGGTGATTAGCTTTCCTGCTCTCAGCACACGTCAAcacctctcacacacacacacacaaacacacacacacacacacacacaactggcTGATCTGCCTGCCGCTGGCCACGTCTCGGTCACACGCTCCCTTCCTGCCTGCGAGGAACGTGGGAGCTGCTGTGGTCCCAGGCTTCCCACACTTCAGTGTTAATGACTCTAAGGCAGGCGGCACAAAGGAAGTGTGCCCCACTGAACAAAGGCCGAGTGACCAACCCACCCtttacaacacacacacacacacacacacacacacacacacacacacacacacacacacaccaaggaAGGCAAGGTTTTCAACAAGGCTTCCAGGCACACCATCTGGATGGATTGAGTGCTTTGTCGGTCAATCAAGCATGAGAGACGGTCACCGTGAGAACTGGAGAGGCTGAAATGGAGACGAGGAGTTAAACGAGAAGATAACGCGTGTCTGAAAGCTTAGGACAGTTCTGATTTCATTCATACAGATGGTTTTCAGAAATGTGATTGTTTCAGAGAGAAGAGTGAGTTTTGTTGAACGTAAAACAATCAACTAAAAGGAACAACTAAATGAGTCCGCTTATTTTACAGGCTATACTCCTTTAAACATATA
Coding sequences within:
- the LOC105936380 gene encoding transcription factor HES-5 — encoded protein: MAPTAYGQASKEHLPPAHKLRKPMVEKLRRDRINTSIEQLKSLLGPEFLRQQPDSKQEKADILEMAVAYLRSWQQRKLQQQEEQSLLTSGPVTAWDGYSRCVQEAVSFLSRCEVQTQAHRLLLSHFQGLQASSRNSLSPCSPSPPGSPLHQVSSSKGLRPSGSALWRPW